From Paenibacillus graminis, a single genomic window includes:
- a CDS encoding GNAT family N-acetyltransferase, producing the protein MKLKSTRLDLRPLTLAQLSLAELNYAGLERDFDLNASGTVLDDEMLYAMQVRHSRVLQDPLNYPWLTNWAVIQREEQRLIGFIILKGCPNDQGEVIVGYTINESHRRQGYATEALQCICGWIFSDPRALWVIADTEKDNAASHKVLRHLGAQKHREAEELIWWRIARPGTQAPAEIGV; encoded by the coding sequence TTGAAACTCAAGAGCACCCGCCTGGATCTGCGGCCTTTAACACTGGCCCAGCTATCCTTGGCGGAGTTGAATTACGCCGGACTGGAGCGGGATTTTGACCTGAACGCCAGTGGAACCGTATTGGATGATGAAATGCTGTATGCTATGCAAGTCAGACACTCCAGGGTGCTTCAGGATCCGCTGAACTACCCATGGCTGACCAACTGGGCGGTCATTCAGCGGGAAGAACAGAGGCTGATCGGCTTTATCATCCTCAAGGGCTGCCCGAATGATCAGGGCGAAGTTATTGTAGGTTACACAATCAACGAGAGCCACCGCAGACAAGGATATGCTACAGAGGCACTACAATGCATCTGCGGCTGGATTTTCAGCGATCCACGGGCCCTCTGGGTCATCGCCGATACCGAAAAAGACAATGCCGCCTCGCACAAAGTCCTTAGGCACCTCGGCGCACAAAAGCACCGGGAGGCCGAAGAGCTGATCTGGTGGCGGATTGCGAGGCCCGGCACCCAGGCTCCGGCAGAAATCGGGGTCTAA
- a CDS encoding sugar phosphate nucleotidyltransferase — MKGVILAGGTGSRLYPLTRLMNKHLLPVGKYPMVCYGIDRLRRGGITDILLVISKQSAGQYTDFLGSGAEFGVSLTYKIQEAAGGIAEALELAKGFILPGERFVVLLGDNLFMDDLAPYVKKYLQQPPGTAKVLLKPVEDARRYGVPVFDSQDTGLIAYIEEKPEHPKTKYCVTGIYMYDEAVFDIIRRVSPSKRGELEITDVNNIYASNRRLSYDVLKEWWSDAGTFQSLHEAGEKLKNTLP; from the coding sequence GTGAAAGGAGTCATACTGGCGGGCGGAACAGGATCAAGACTATATCCGCTGACCCGGCTTATGAACAAACATTTGCTTCCGGTCGGCAAATATCCTATGGTGTGTTACGGTATAGACCGGTTGCGCCGGGGGGGTATAACCGATATTCTCCTGGTCATCAGCAAGCAGTCCGCGGGGCAGTATACGGATTTTTTAGGCAGCGGGGCAGAGTTTGGCGTTTCTCTGACTTACAAAATTCAGGAGGCCGCCGGAGGCATTGCGGAAGCACTGGAGCTGGCGAAAGGATTCATTCTCCCGGGTGAGCGGTTTGTCGTACTGCTTGGTGACAATCTTTTTATGGATGATCTGGCGCCTTATGTGAAAAAGTATCTGCAGCAGCCTCCGGGGACAGCTAAAGTCTTGCTGAAACCGGTGGAAGATGCGCGGAGATACGGTGTTCCCGTGTTCGACAGCCAGGATACCGGCCTGATTGCCTACATCGAGGAGAAGCCTGAGCATCCAAAAACCAAATATTGCGTAACCGGCATTTATATGTACGATGAGGCTGTATTCGATATTATCCGGCGCGTATCGCCTTCCAAGAGAGGCGAGCTTGAGATCACTGATGTGAACAACATCTACGCCTCAAACCGTAGGCTTAGCTATGATGTGCTCAAGGAATGGTGGAGCGACGCCGGAACCTTTCAATCACTGCATGAAGCTGGAGAAAAGCTGAAAAACACGCTGCCGTGA
- a CDS encoding WIAG-tail domain codes for MKGSRRNQHRSSKKPLYIVDNPNMKELSMLGSSPKVQEVADTSGSETPDAGSTTLKVSGVEMLEAAEFVESVVPDQQEPQEQEEEAAVIEAEPLPRAPEIVPPVVEKERLQPVYTDDLSDAAVTGSKIAPRTIDGSKLKFGIIGTPWLQDYAVQSINIADKAVTSSKLAPESVTGEHLAEGSISGGKLLDHSISGEKLKNGSIGPEKLADRIIGGGQIADQAITSRHLSDCIITAELLEDGAVTGEKILSSSIVSRHLANGSIDRSKLADEAVSGDKIADGEISGAKLGEAVIESRHISSGAVTAAHLAPGAIGPEQLAGRLIGKEQLQLGVIESGHLADGAVGSRQIGKEVIRGQHLSPESVNGGHIADGEIASRHLADRSISFVKLAEGAVGTAQLVEQAVTSSKIADQSILSHKLADEAVTTRHIAKSAVRGPQIAMQAVTSVHLQRESVEHSHLAAKSVGSIQLQEEAVLTTHLASGAVTGEQLASASVAGEHLRPQSITPDKLADGSISAAKLAPGAVSANAIAREAVSGEHIAFCTVEEKNLADASVSGRVLQRAVVDAEHLAPGAVERRHLGDNSVTSSALQPGSVVGEKLATGAVKEIHLSAAIVQPHHLSDYAVTSLKLSPESVSTDKLGDLSVTTAKLADGSVEAAKLAASSVQAEHLAAGSVGPGSIIDAAVQGRHLAPGSVGGAHIRPMSIGNGHINPSSVSSIQIQDGSISGAKLIEGAVSSRHLAPGSVDNSHLAEASVDGRHIGQGSITLSHLAEEVRSGQILPDGSIGAEKLAPGAVESSHLTSGSVEAGHLAQEAVEGRHIRAGQITLAHLAEETRSADILPDGSIGSTKLAEGSVGPFQLATGSVYADHLTTDAVDSRHIRSGSIRFDHLAKDTLTSDLLPDGSIGGGKLAAGAVSSLHLQQESVYGEHLVDGILQERHLRPGMIKLEHLADEARSAALLPDGSVGGSKLAAGAVGSFQLASGSVYGGHLAADAVDSRHIRTGSIQLSHLAAGTKSAELLPDGSIEGSKLAEGAVGPQHLQAQSIQGRHLTDGTLEERHLSPGMIKLAHLAEEVHSPELLPDGSIGGSKLAEGAVGPQHLQAQSIHGGHLADETLEERHLSSGIIKLEHLAEEVHSAELLPDGSIGGSKLAEGAVGSQHLQARSIRGGHLADGTLKERHFSSGIIKLAHLAEEVHSAELLPDGSIGASKLAAGVVGSHHLQPQIIYGRHLADKTLEDRHLGPGMIRLTHLAEEVRSAELLPDGSIGGSKLAAGAVGSEHLQPQSIQGGHLADGTLEERHLGPGMIRLTHLAEEVRSAELLPDGSIGGSKLAAGAVGSEHLQPQSIQGGHLADGTLEERHLGPGMIRLTHLAEEVRSAELLPDGSIGGSKLAAGAVGSEHLQPQSIQGGHLADGTLEERHLGPGMIRLTHLAEEVRSAELLPDGSIGGSKLAAGAVGSQHLVPSSIHGGHLAPEAVNSCHIRPGSIHLEHLSENTLTPELLPDGSIGGSKLAAGAVGSEHLQPQSIQGGHLADGTLEERHLGPGMIRLTHLAEEVRSAELLPDGSIGGSKLAAGAVGSEHLQPQSIQGGHLADGTLEERHLGPGMIRLTHLAEEVRSAELLPDGSIGSSKLAAGAVGSEHLASGSVYGGHLAPEAVDSCHIRPGSIHLEHLSGDTLTTELLPDGGIGGSKLAAGAVGPQHLAPGSIYGGHLTPEAVDGRHIRSGSIRLEHLSEDTLTPELLPDGSIGGSKLAAEAVGSYQLAPGSVYGGHLAPGAVEGRHIRSGSIQFAHLAESALTSGLLPDGSISDAKLAAGAVGSQHLQMQSVHGGHLADGTLEERHLSPGIVKLEHLAEGTRCADLLPDGSVGGEKLAVSSVGPQHLQPQSIQGGHLADEALEERHLSPGMIKLEHLAEETRCADLLPDGSITGEKLAFGSVGTRQLAESAVGNIELQDEAVDASKITSFAIQSRHLEEDSVQSYHIAPGAIIGDHLSPGSVNAEHLSFSPVQSSGNRQVLQQFGMTAFMFNGDAESVEVTVAFDESFGHTGYVLVAMTNQPFFHASLKNRAGGEAVIEVVRLRETSHFYGVLSWIALGSPLVKPAKDHRAFD; via the coding sequence GTGAAGGGCTCCAGAAGAAATCAGCACCGCAGTTCCAAAAAACCGCTCTATATTGTGGATAATCCGAATATGAAGGAACTCAGTATGCTGGGAAGCAGTCCCAAGGTACAGGAGGTGGCCGACACCTCCGGCAGCGAAACGCCGGATGCCGGGAGTACAACTCTGAAGGTAAGCGGGGTGGAAATGCTTGAAGCGGCGGAATTTGTAGAATCTGTCGTACCCGATCAGCAAGAGCCTCAGGAACAGGAGGAGGAAGCAGCCGTTATAGAAGCTGAGCCGTTGCCGCGAGCCCCTGAGATAGTACCGCCAGTGGTGGAGAAGGAACGCCTCCAGCCTGTATATACGGACGATTTGTCCGACGCTGCCGTTACCGGAAGCAAAATTGCGCCCCGGACCATTGACGGGTCCAAGCTGAAATTCGGCATCATCGGCACGCCCTGGCTGCAGGACTACGCTGTGCAAAGCATTAATATCGCGGACAAGGCAGTAACATCCTCCAAACTGGCCCCGGAATCCGTAACGGGCGAGCATTTGGCAGAAGGAAGTATCAGCGGCGGCAAGCTGCTGGACCATTCCATTAGCGGTGAAAAGCTGAAGAACGGCAGCATCGGTCCGGAGAAGCTGGCTGACCGGATCATTGGTGGAGGCCAAATTGCCGACCAGGCCATTACCAGCCGCCACCTCAGCGACTGCATCATCACAGCGGAGCTGCTGGAGGATGGTGCGGTGACAGGCGAGAAGATTCTGAGCAGCAGCATCGTCAGCCGGCATCTGGCGAATGGAAGTATTGACCGTTCCAAGCTGGCTGACGAAGCGGTATCGGGCGATAAAATTGCCGACGGTGAAATCAGCGGCGCCAAGCTGGGGGAAGCCGTGATCGAGAGCCGGCATATCAGCAGCGGCGCAGTTACGGCAGCGCATCTGGCTCCTGGTGCGATTGGACCGGAACAGCTGGCAGGCCGGCTGATTGGCAAAGAGCAGCTTCAGCTTGGTGTTATCGAAAGCGGGCATCTTGCCGACGGTGCGGTAGGTTCACGCCAGATTGGCAAAGAGGTGATACGGGGGCAGCACTTAAGCCCGGAGAGTGTGAACGGCGGCCATATTGCTGACGGTGAAATTGCCAGCCGCCATTTGGCGGACCGCAGCATTTCTTTTGTAAAGCTTGCGGAAGGCGCGGTAGGGACAGCCCAGCTTGTGGAGCAGGCGGTCACCTCCTCCAAAATTGCCGATCAAAGCATTCTCTCGCATAAGCTCGCTGATGAAGCCGTTACGACACGGCATATCGCCAAATCTGCTGTGAGGGGGCCGCAGATTGCCATGCAGGCCGTTACCTCCGTCCACCTGCAGCGCGAGTCTGTTGAACATTCCCATTTGGCAGCGAAATCGGTCGGTTCTATCCAATTGCAGGAGGAGGCAGTGCTTACAACCCATCTGGCCAGCGGAGCTGTTACGGGTGAACAGTTGGCAAGCGCCTCAGTGGCAGGAGAGCATCTTCGTCCGCAAAGTATTACCCCGGATAAATTGGCGGATGGCAGCATTAGTGCCGCAAAGCTGGCTCCCGGTGCGGTTAGTGCCAATGCTATTGCGCGGGAAGCGGTTAGCGGTGAGCATATTGCCTTTTGTACGGTTGAGGAGAAGAATCTGGCGGATGCCAGCGTCAGCGGGCGTGTATTGCAGCGCGCAGTGGTGGATGCCGAGCATTTGGCACCGGGTGCTGTGGAACGCAGGCATCTTGGAGACAACAGTGTTACCTCTTCTGCGCTGCAGCCCGGTTCGGTAGTGGGTGAAAAGCTGGCTACAGGTGCTGTGAAGGAGATTCATCTGTCCGCCGCCATTGTGCAGCCGCATCATCTGTCTGATTATGCAGTTACTTCATTAAAGCTGTCGCCGGAAAGTGTGTCCACCGATAAGCTGGGCGACTTGTCGGTTACGACGGCAAAGCTGGCGGATGGAAGTGTGGAAGCCGCCAAACTGGCAGCATCGTCAGTTCAAGCTGAACATTTGGCAGCGGGTTCGGTCGGGCCTGGTTCGATCATCGATGCTGCTGTGCAGGGCAGGCATCTTGCGCCGGGAAGTGTTGGCGGGGCACATATTCGGCCCATGTCCATCGGCAATGGACATATTAACCCAAGTTCGGTCTCTTCCATTCAGATTCAGGATGGCAGCATCAGCGGAGCCAAGCTGATTGAAGGAGCTGTCTCCTCGCGCCACCTTGCACCGGGAAGTGTAGACAACAGCCACTTGGCTGAAGCTTCGGTGGATGGGCGGCATATCGGGCAGGGAAGTATTACCCTGTCCCATCTGGCCGAAGAAGTCCGCAGCGGCCAAATTCTGCCGGACGGCAGTATTGGCGCAGAGAAGCTGGCTCCAGGTGCTGTGGAATCCTCGCATCTGACTTCCGGCAGTGTAGAGGCCGGGCATCTGGCGCAGGAAGCGGTGGAGGGACGGCATATCCGTGCCGGCCAGATTACTTTGGCACATCTGGCGGAAGAGACGCGCAGTGCAGACATCCTGCCGGATGGAAGCATTGGAAGCACAAAGCTGGCCGAGGGCTCGGTTGGGCCGTTCCAGTTGGCCACCGGCAGCGTGTATGCAGACCATTTGACAACGGATGCGGTAGACAGCCGCCATATCCGCTCCGGCAGCATCCGGTTTGATCATCTGGCCAAGGATACGCTGACCTCGGATTTGCTGCCGGATGGCAGTATCGGCGGCGGGAAACTGGCGGCAGGCGCGGTGAGCTCGCTCCATCTGCAGCAAGAAAGCGTTTATGGTGAACACCTTGTAGACGGAATACTGCAGGAACGGCATTTACGTCCCGGTATGATCAAGCTTGAGCATCTGGCAGATGAAGCCCGCAGCGCAGCGCTGCTTCCGGATGGCAGCGTTGGAGGCAGCAAGCTGGCGGCTGGTGCGGTAGGTTCTTTTCAGCTGGCTTCGGGCAGCGTATATGGAGGACATTTGGCAGCGGATGCGGTGGACAGCCGCCATATCCGTACCGGCAGCATCCAGTTGAGCCATCTGGCTGCCGGGACGAAAAGCGCGGAGCTGCTGCCGGACGGCAGCATCGAAGGAAGCAAGCTGGCCGAAGGTGCTGTGGGCCCGCAGCATTTGCAAGCGCAAAGTATCCAGGGCAGACATCTTACGGATGGAACGCTGGAGGAACGTCATTTGAGCCCTGGTATGATCAAGCTTGCACATCTGGCGGAGGAGGTCCACAGCCCGGAGCTGCTGCCGGACGGCAGCATTGGCGGAAGCAAGCTGGCTGAAGGTGCTGTGGGTCCGCAGCATCTGCAAGCGCAAAGCATCCACGGCGGACATCTCGCGGATGAAACGCTGGAGGAGCGTCATCTCAGCTCCGGTATCATCAAGCTTGAGCATCTGGCAGAGGAGGTCCACAGCGCGGAGCTGCTGCCGGACGGCAGCATTGGCGGAAGCAAGCTGGCTGAAGGAGCTGTGGGTTCACAGCATCTGCAAGCGCGAAGTATCCGTGGCGGCCATCTTGCGGATGGAACGCTTAAGGAGCGTCATTTCAGCTCCGGTATCATCAAGCTTGCACATCTGGCGGAGGAGGTCCACAGTGCCGAGCTGCTGCCGGATGGCAGCATAGGAGCAAGCAAGCTGGCGGCTGGTGTGGTGGGTTCGCATCACCTGCAGCCGCAGATCATTTACGGCAGGCATCTCGCAGATAAAACGCTGGAAGATCGCCATTTGGGCCCCGGCATGATCCGGCTTACGCATCTGGCGGAGGAAGTCCGCAGCGCGGAGCTGCTGCCGGACGGCAGTATCGGCGGAAGCAAGCTGGCGGCAGGGGCAGTGGGCTCAGAGCATCTGCAGCCGCAGAGCATCCAGGGCGGGCATCTGGCAGACGGAACGCTGGAGGAACGGCATTTGGGCCCGGGCATGATCCGGCTTACGCATCTGGCGGAGGAAGTCCGCAGCGCGGAGCTGCTGCCGGACGGCAGCATCGGCGGAAGCAAGCTGGCGGCAGGGGCAGTGGGTTCAGAGCATCTGCAGCCGCAGAGCATCCAGGGCGGGCATCTGGCAGACGGAACGCTGGAGGAACGCCATTTGGGCCCCGGCATGATCCGTCTTACGCATCTGGCGGAGGAAGTCCGCAGCGCGGAGCTGCTGCCGGACGGCAGTATCGGCGGAAGCAAGCTGGCGGCAGGGGCAGTGGGCTCAGAGCATCTGCAGCCGCAGAGCATCCAGGGCGGGCATCTGGCAGACGGAACGCTGGAGGAACGGCATTTGGGCCCGGGCATGATCCGGCTTACGCATCTGGCGGAGGAAGTCCGCAGCGCGGAGCTGCTGCCGGACGGCAGCATCGGCGGAAGCAAGCTGGCGGCAGGGGCAGTGGGCTCCCAGCATCTGGTTCCCAGCAGTATACATGGCGGCCACTTGGCTCCTGAAGCAGTGAACAGCTGCCATATCCGCCCTGGCAGTATTCATCTAGAGCATCTGTCCGAGAACACGCTGACTCCGGAGCTGCTGCCGGACGGCAGCATTGGCGGAAGCAAGCTGGCAGCAGGGGCAGTGGGTTCAGAGCATCTGCAGCCGCAGAGCATCCAGGGCGGGCATCTGGCAGATGGAACGCTGGAGGAACGGCATTTGGGCCCGGGCATGATCCGGCTTACGCATCTGGCGGAGGAAGTCCGCAGCGCGGAGCTGCTGCCGGACGGCAGCATTGGCGGAAGCAAGCTGGCAGCAGGGGCAGTGGGTTCAGAGCATCTGCAGCCGCAGAGCATCCAGGGCGGGCATCTGGCAGATGGAACGCTGGAGGAACGGCATTTGGGCCCGGGCATGATCCGGCTTACGCATCTGGCGGAGGAAGTCCGCAGCGCGGAGCTGCTGCCGGACGGCAGTATCGGCAGCAGCAAGCTGGCGGCAGGGGCAGTGGGCTCAGAGCATCTGGCCTCTGGCAGTGTATACGGCGGCCACCTGGCTCCTGAAGCAGTGGACAGCTGTCATATCCGCCCCGGCAGCATTCATCTGGAGCATCTGTCCGGGGACACACTGACTACGGAGCTGCTGCCGGATGGCGGTATTGGCGGCAGCAAGCTGGCGGCAGGTGCGGTGGGCCCGCAGCATCTGGCTCCCGGCAGTATATATGGCGGACATCTGACTCCGGAAGCGGTGGACGGCCGCCATATCCGCTCTGGCAGTATCCGGCTTGAACATCTGTCCGAGGATACGCTGACTCCAGAACTGCTGCCGGACGGCAGTATCGGCGGAAGCAAGCTGGCGGCAGAGGCAGTAGGGTCCTATCAACTGGCCCCGGGCAGTGTATACGGAGGCCATTTGGCTCCGGGGGCGGTGGAAGGACGTCATATCCGCTCTGGCAGCATCCAATTTGCGCATCTGGCTGAGAGTGCGCTGACCTCCGGGCTGCTGCCGGATGGCAGCATCAGCGATGCCAAGCTGGCAGCAGGCGCAGTAGGCTCGCAGCACCTGCAGATGCAGAGCGTCCACGGCGGGCATCTCGCGGATGGAACACTGGAGGAGCGTCATTTGAGCCCCGGTATCGTTAAGCTTGAGCATCTGGCAGAGGGGACCCGCTGTGCAGACCTGCTGCCGGATGGCAGCGTTGGCGGTGAGAAGCTGGCGGTAAGCTCGGTGGGCCCGCAGCACCTGCAGCCGCAGAGCATCCAGGGCGGTCACCTCGCGGATGAAGCGCTGGAAGAGCGTCATTTGAGTCCCGGTATGATTAAGCTTGAGCATCTGGCTGAGGAAACCCGCTGTGCAGACCTGCTGCCGGATGGCAGCATTACCGGGGAGAAGCTAGCGTTCGGCAGTGTAGGAACCAGGCAGCTGGCTGAAAGTGCAGTTGGGAACATAGAGCTTCAGGATGAAGCGGTGGACGCCTCCAAAATCACTTCATTTGCCATTCAATCCCGTCACCTGGAAGAAGACAGCGTACAGAGCTATCATATTGCTCCTGGTGCAATAATCGGTGATCATCTGTCGCCCGGATCGGTAAATGCGGAGCACCTGTCGTTCAGTCCGGTACAGAGTTCAGGCAACCGGCAGGTTCTGCAGCAGTTCGGCATGACAGCGTTCATGTTCAACGGAGACGCGGAGAGTGTAGAGGTTACAGTGGCTTTTGATGAAAGCTTCGGCCATACCGGCTATGTGCTTGTCGCCATGACCAATCAGCCGTTCTTCCATGCCTCGCTGAAGAACAGGGCGGGTGGAGAAGCGGTCATTGAAGTGGTGAGGCTGCGCGAGACCTCGCATTTCTATGGAGTGTTATCATGGATTGCCCTCGGCTCCCCTTTGGTGAAGCCAGCCAAGGATCATCGGGCGTTTGATTGA
- a CDS encoding glycosyltransferase family 2 protein, whose translation MSLKHRRTSARRTGRRALRPTRRISRPVRPAAPRPAANHPEPYVSVIIPAMNEAGTIAKAIAGARGVHPRCEVIVVVNGSLDNTADIALSQGAHVILFEQPLGHDVGRSIGAEAAKGQVLLFTDGDLVIPASQLRPFVTAVSHGTDVALNDYSGPVRGKFPHPVVLSKHALNIMLGRSDLKGCSLTAVPHALSRKALAALGSGLLSRPPLAHAQAVLDGLLVKAVHKVPVGRLNAVRPKQAGADPLREVILTDHLDAAGMVLQRKGERAGFNDGNRRREMVR comes from the coding sequence ATGAGCTTGAAGCATAGACGTACATCTGCCCGCCGCACAGGGCGGCGGGCTTTGCGACCAACGCGGAGGATCTCCCGGCCGGTGCGCCCTGCCGCGCCGCGCCCTGCGGCCAATCACCCCGAGCCTTACGTGTCGGTAATCATTCCGGCCATGAATGAAGCGGGGACGATTGCCAAGGCGATTGCCGGAGCAAGGGGAGTTCATCCCCGCTGTGAGGTTATTGTTGTGGTTAACGGCTCTCTCGATAATACAGCAGACATTGCGTTGTCACAGGGGGCTCATGTCATTCTCTTCGAGCAGCCGCTCGGACATGATGTGGGACGCAGTATCGGAGCAGAAGCGGCTAAAGGACAGGTTTTGCTCTTCACCGACGGGGATCTTGTGATTCCCGCTTCACAGCTGCGACCCTTTGTGACCGCAGTCAGTCATGGTACAGATGTGGCTCTTAATGATTATTCCGGCCCGGTCCGCGGAAAATTCCCGCATCCGGTAGTGCTCTCCAAGCATGCACTCAACATTATGCTTGGCCGCTCTGATCTAAAAGGCTGCTCGCTGACGGCAGTGCCCCATGCGCTCAGCCGCAAAGCGCTCGCCGCGCTCGGAAGCGGCCTGCTGTCCAGACCGCCGCTCGCACACGCACAGGCTGTGCTTGACGGCCTGCTTGTGAAGGCAGTGCACAAGGTGCCTGTAGGCAGGCTGAATGCTGTCCGTCCCAAACAGGCGGGAGCGGATCCCTTGCGTGAGGTGATCCTCACGGACCATCTGGACGCGGCAGGCATGGTGCTTCAGCGAAAAGGCGAAAGAGCGGGCTTCAATGATGGAAACCGGCGAAGGGAGATGGTGAGATGA
- a CDS encoding glycosyltransferase family 2 protein, with translation MTSAMLDPASGSRQKAYASFIRRPEPKARRASLVSRKGAAARGLARSAAAMFQTAGAAPARRTGAGGTAGKRRAAQAGAAARTAVRRSAAGSTAARQAAGKATRPAGGTSGSASREAELLLPNLRGSLSVIISARNEERTLPALLKQVQRLNPAEIIVVLNGCTDNSYGLARMFKQATVVHCPESAGHDVGRALGAKLSRGDILLFLDGDMVIPAPQLAVFAWAVDGGVDVALNDLDALLPSFALSDDVTRCKLYLNSVLGRSDLGVSSMTAVPHALSRRALERIGYRELTVPPKAQALSIIEHLRVEKAGKVNVIKHNRLRQGNTGAGNAMEQLIVGDHAEALLRVLMHRNASGIISAKNLQEQRRQLAAWRNGV, from the coding sequence ATGACATCAGCTATGCTTGATCCTGCGTCCGGCTCCCGGCAAAAGGCTTATGCATCTTTCATCCGCCGCCCTGAACCCAAAGCCCGGCGGGCTTCACTTGTCTCCCGTAAGGGAGCAGCCGCACGGGGCCTTGCCAGATCTGCCGCCGCCATGTTCCAGACGGCGGGAGCTGCGCCTGCCCGCCGGACGGGGGCAGGCGGCACTGCTGGCAAGCGCAGGGCGGCCCAAGCTGGTGCGGCCGCCCGAACCGCGGTCCGGCGGAGCGCCGCCGGCAGTACTGCCGCCCGGCAAGCGGCAGGAAAGGCCACGCGCCCGGCGGGGGGGACTTCTGGCTCTGCCTCACGCGAAGCAGAGCTTTTGCTGCCGAATCTGCGCGGCTCGCTGTCGGTGATTATCTCGGCGCGCAATGAGGAGCGAACGCTGCCGGCACTGCTAAAGCAGGTACAACGCCTAAATCCGGCTGAGATCATTGTTGTACTGAACGGCTGCACCGATAACAGCTATGGCCTTGCCCGGATGTTCAAGCAGGCCACAGTGGTGCATTGCCCGGAATCCGCCGGGCATGATGTAGGGCGGGCGCTTGGGGCCAAGCTCAGCCGGGGCGACATCCTGCTGTTCCTGGATGGAGATATGGTCATTCCGGCTCCACAGCTGGCTGTTTTTGCATGGGCTGTGGACGGAGGCGTGGATGTCGCGCTGAATGACCTGGATGCGCTGCTGCCTTCGTTCGCCTTAAGCGATGATGTCACACGCTGCAAACTATATCTGAATAGTGTTCTGGGCAGAAGCGACCTGGGGGTCAGCTCGATGACTGCTGTCCCCCATGCCCTGTCGCGGCGGGCCCTGGAGCGGATCGGCTACCGTGAGCTGACGGTTCCGCCCAAAGCGCAGGCACTCTCGATCATAGAACATCTGAGAGTGGAGAAAGCGGGGAAGGTGAACGTTATTAAGCATAACCGGCTCCGCCAGGGAAACACCGGAGCAGGCAATGCTATGGAGCAACTGATTGTTGGGGATCATGCGGAAGCGCTGCTTAGGGTGCTTATGCACCGTAACGCCAGCGGGATAATCTCTGCTAAAAACCTGCAGGAGCAGCGGCGGCAATTGGCAGCCTGGAGGAACGGCGTATGA
- a CDS encoding nucleoside-diphosphate sugar epimerase — MKVQSKITKVLQHMAHTHEQMARILDAERHVAVRMSQIVHDLPDVEPDFGGFSGLVESTGQVNKNIIAYLNAIADLEEAMAEGVGRVIKELNGQEEE, encoded by the coding sequence ATGAAGGTGCAGAGTAAAATAACGAAAGTCCTGCAGCACATGGCCCATACGCACGAACAGATGGCACGGATTCTCGACGCCGAACGCCACGTAGCCGTCCGTATGTCGCAAATTGTCCATGATCTGCCGGATGTAGAGCCTGATTTTGGCGGATTCAGCGGACTGGTGGAAAGCACGGGTCAGGTCAACAAAAATATTATTGCCTACCTGAACGCGATTGCTGATCTGGAAGAGGCAATGGCTGAAGGGGTGGGCAGGGTGATCAAGGAATTGAACGGCCAGGAAGAAGAGTAG
- a CDS encoding glycosyltransferase family 2 protein, whose product MTMTSIIIPTYNRLGLLRSCVEAVRAHTGLPYEIIVIDNASTDGTDAYCRENKLTFISLPENRGFPAACNLGMQLASGDELLLLNNDVIVSRGWLAHLKNALYSAPDVGIVGPVTNYASGRQQIKVPYTDISGFHAEAERLSLRGPSEWIGTRRLVGLCFLFKRELMDTIGLLDERYSPGHYEDDDYCYRARLRGYRLLIAGNCLVHHEGSASFKEVYSSRLQELVERNRRIFMDKWHADPAEFI is encoded by the coding sequence ATGACAATGACCAGTATTATTATTCCGACCTATAACAGGCTTGGCTTGCTCCGCTCCTGTGTGGAAGCGGTCAGGGCACACACTGGATTACCCTATGAAATTATTGTGATCGACAACGCTTCAACCGATGGAACAGACGCTTATTGCCGTGAGAACAAGCTGACCTTTATTTCTCTTCCCGAGAACAGGGGGTTCCCGGCGGCCTGTAATCTGGGTATGCAACTGGCCTCGGGCGATGAACTGCTGCTGCTGAACAATGACGTTATTGTATCGCGAGGCTGGCTTGCCCATTTGAAAAACGCCTTGTACAGTGCACCCGACGTCGGCATTGTAGGACCTGTAACGAACTATGCCAGCGGGCGTCAGCAGATAAAGGTGCCGTATACGGATATTTCGGGATTTCACGCCGAAGCGGAGAGGCTGAGTCTCCGGGGGCCGTCTGAATGGATCGGAACCCGGCGGCTGGTCGGCTTGTGCTTTTTATTTAAAAGAGAGCTGATGGACACCATCGGCCTTCTGGATGAGCGGTACTCCCCGGGACACTATGAAGACGATGACTACTGCTACCGCGCCCGGCTGCGGGGCTACCGTCTGCTTATTGCCGGGAATTGCCTGGTGCATCATGAAGGGAGTGCCAGCTTCAAGGAGGTTTACTCCTCACGGCTGCAGGAGCTGGTGGAACGCAATCGCAGGATTTTTATGGATAAATGGCATGCGGATCCGGCAGAGTTCATCTGA